From a region of the Calliphora vicina chromosome 4, idCalVici1.1, whole genome shotgun sequence genome:
- the LOC135956612 gene encoding zinc finger FYVE domain-containing protein 1-like isoform X1 — protein MLKIDNNLDGSPAIMEPYDSLTFYKEEALKPDVVSDADFKSITITSSDYDVLDHSTDRSFLLMDANEKLHINTPELFCKKLKCPNTAKIKVVTIFGNTGDGKSHTMNHAFFKGEEVFKTSPEQNSCTLGVYAAMQPEVGVLCLDTEGLLSTSSQSNRRTRMLLKILAISDIVIYRTRSERLHSDMYEFLGTASKAFCLHFSQALQSLSMQGSANLGPAVIVFHETRHTKPLQNSVEESAEEKMRESFARLNYDIKAFSSLRYVGIQTSSTGSTDYSKLIFALRCDLENTTVRSPRPPSVIFKAMHALNKKFSGEITEKSINPFPEQYFTCPILCASCNRRCQRSMGHETEAHLNSQPCQHQHQFENKVELCKSCYNNGREVIVSRIDGWTHCSINCPHCGEIARTFKYWNGTQDCEAIRSQTVHVWKDSNLLAKGPTHSGQMVLDKVSYVCEAFTNFSSQPTGALKEWCADKVAPKYWKPNNEITLCFSCKKNFEKTGLRKHHCRGCGEGFCDACSQYRMPVPARKWFDYVRVCSDCRQQLLVHPDSMPACDPETNDNNQNSPNHSAGIMATTSATGISVEEDVTVRKCGETLYNTVSKVATAAIECTKEIIKDTARPDYWVPDAEAVRCHICKMQFGTAEELALAHVSSDSPQSPQKAFKGGDCKRHHCRKCGQGICAECSKTRRPVPDRGWLDDVRVCDECVNDMSSAAATSSSSPNGNPHQNSTKSPLDDPKTKVE, from the exons atgcttaaaatcgataataacttggatGGCAGCCCAGCCATTATGGAGCCTTATGATTCGTTGACCTTCTACAAG GAAGAAGCTTTAAAACCCGATGTTGTCAGCGATGCCGATTTCAAATCTATCACAATTACTTCTTCGGACTATGATGTCCTGGATCATTCGACAGACCGTTCGTTTCTGCTAATGGATGCCAATGAAAAGCTGCATATCAATACGCccgaattattttgtaaaaaacttaAATGTCCCAATACGGCTAAAATTAAAGTGGTAACCATATTTGGCAATACCGGTGATGGTAAATCGCATACCATGAATCATGCTTTCTTCAAGGGGGAGGAAGTTTTTAAAACATCCCCCGAACAGAATTCCTGTACATTGGGGGTGTATGCTGCTATGCAGCCCGAAGTAGGAGTTTTATGTTTGGACACAGAGGGTTTACTCTCCACGTCTTCGCAAAGCAATAGACGCACGCGTATGTTACTTAAG ATTTTAGCCATATCAGATATAGTTATATATCGCACTAGATCGGAGCGTTTGCATAGTGATATGTATGAGTTTTTGGGCACCGCTTCTAAAgcattttgtttgcatttttcaCAAGCCTTGCAGTCCCTGTCCATGCAGGGTTCGGCCAATTTAGGGCCAGCTGTAATAGTGTTTCATGAAACCAGGCACACCAAACCtttgcaaaatt CTGTTGAAGAAAGTGCCGAGGAGAAAATGCGCGAAAGTTTTGCCCGCTTAAATTACGATATCAAGGCTTTCAGTTCATTACGCTATGTGGGCATACAAACCTCTTCGACCGGCTCCACGGACTATAGTAAATTGATTTTTGCTTTACGTTGTGATTTAGAAAATACCACAGTTCGATCTCCCCGACCGCCTAGTGTTATATTCAAGGCCATGCATGccttgaataaaaaattctccGGCGAAATTACGGAAAAATCTATAAACCCCTTTCCGGAACAGTATTTCACTTGCCCCATACTGTGTGCCTCCTGCAATAGACGCTGCCAACGTTCCATGGGCCACGAAACCGAAGCACATCTCAATTCCCAGCCCTGCCAGCATCAACATCAATTCGAAAACAAGGTGGAACTATGTAAATCATGCTACAATAATGGTCGTGAGGTTATTGTTTCGCGCATTGATGGCTGGACTCATTGTTCCATAAATTGTCCGCATTGTGGCGAAATAGCACGTACATTTAAATATTGGAATGGCACTCAGGATTGTGAGGCTATACGCTCGCAAACTGTTCATGTGTGGAAGGATAGCAATTTGTTGGCCAAGGGACCCACACATTCGGGACAAATGGTTTTGGATAAGGTGTCGTATGTATGTGAAGCTTTTACAAATTTTTCGTCACAACCCACGGGAGCGTTGAAGGAATGGTGTGCCGACAAGGTGGCACCGAAATATTGGAAGCCAAATAATGAAATTACG CTCTGCTTTTCTTGCaagaaaaactttgaaaaaactgGCTTGCGTAAACATCATTGCCGCGGCTGTGGCGAAGGTTTCTGTGATGCCTGCAGTCAATACAGAATGCCAGTACCTGCACGTAAATGGTTTGATTATGTGAGAGTTTGCAGTGATTGTCGCCAGCAATTATTAGTACATCCAGACAGCATGCCAG CATGTGACCCAGAAACTAATGATAATAATCAAAACTCTCCAAATCATTCAGCAGGAATAATGGCGACAACTTCAGCAACCGGCATTAGTGTAGAAGAAGATGTTACGGTACGCAAATGTGGTGAGACCCTATATAATACGGTTAGTAAAGTTGCTACGGCGGCCATTGAATGCACCAAAG aaattattAAAGATACGGCAAGACCCGACTACTGGGTACCAGATGCTGAAGCTGTACGCTGTCACATTTGCAAAATGCAATTTGGCACTGCCGAGGAATTGGCGCTGGCACACGTCTCCAGCGACTCGCCCCAAAGTCCTCAGAAAGCATTTAAAGGTGGTGATTGTAAACGTCATCATTGTCGCAAATGCGGCCAGGGTATATGTGCTGAGTGCTCGAAAACCCGTAGACCCGTACCTGATCGTGGTTGGCTAGATGATGTACGTGTATGTGATGAATGCGTGAATGATATGTCGTCTGCGGCTGCAACCTCGTCGTCCTCACCTAACGGCAATCCTCATCAAAACTCGACGAAATCCCCTTTAGATGATCCAAAAACCAAAGTTGAATAA
- the LOC135956612 gene encoding zinc finger FYVE domain-containing protein 1-like isoform X2 encodes MAFMQPISEEEALKPDVVSDADFKSITITSSDYDVLDHSTDRSFLLMDANEKLHINTPELFCKKLKCPNTAKIKVVTIFGNTGDGKSHTMNHAFFKGEEVFKTSPEQNSCTLGVYAAMQPEVGVLCLDTEGLLSTSSQSNRRTRMLLKILAISDIVIYRTRSERLHSDMYEFLGTASKAFCLHFSQALQSLSMQGSANLGPAVIVFHETRHTKPLQNSVEESAEEKMRESFARLNYDIKAFSSLRYVGIQTSSTGSTDYSKLIFALRCDLENTTVRSPRPPSVIFKAMHALNKKFSGEITEKSINPFPEQYFTCPILCASCNRRCQRSMGHETEAHLNSQPCQHQHQFENKVELCKSCYNNGREVIVSRIDGWTHCSINCPHCGEIARTFKYWNGTQDCEAIRSQTVHVWKDSNLLAKGPTHSGQMVLDKVSYVCEAFTNFSSQPTGALKEWCADKVAPKYWKPNNEITLCFSCKKNFEKTGLRKHHCRGCGEGFCDACSQYRMPVPARKWFDYVRVCSDCRQQLLVHPDSMPACDPETNDNNQNSPNHSAGIMATTSATGISVEEDVTVRKCGETLYNTVSKVATAAIECTKEIIKDTARPDYWVPDAEAVRCHICKMQFGTAEELALAHVSSDSPQSPQKAFKGGDCKRHHCRKCGQGICAECSKTRRPVPDRGWLDDVRVCDECVNDMSSAAATSSSSPNGNPHQNSTKSPLDDPKTKVE; translated from the exons ATGGCGTTCATGCAACCCATCTCTGAG GAAGAAGCTTTAAAACCCGATGTTGTCAGCGATGCCGATTTCAAATCTATCACAATTACTTCTTCGGACTATGATGTCCTGGATCATTCGACAGACCGTTCGTTTCTGCTAATGGATGCCAATGAAAAGCTGCATATCAATACGCccgaattattttgtaaaaaacttaAATGTCCCAATACGGCTAAAATTAAAGTGGTAACCATATTTGGCAATACCGGTGATGGTAAATCGCATACCATGAATCATGCTTTCTTCAAGGGGGAGGAAGTTTTTAAAACATCCCCCGAACAGAATTCCTGTACATTGGGGGTGTATGCTGCTATGCAGCCCGAAGTAGGAGTTTTATGTTTGGACACAGAGGGTTTACTCTCCACGTCTTCGCAAAGCAATAGACGCACGCGTATGTTACTTAAG ATTTTAGCCATATCAGATATAGTTATATATCGCACTAGATCGGAGCGTTTGCATAGTGATATGTATGAGTTTTTGGGCACCGCTTCTAAAgcattttgtttgcatttttcaCAAGCCTTGCAGTCCCTGTCCATGCAGGGTTCGGCCAATTTAGGGCCAGCTGTAATAGTGTTTCATGAAACCAGGCACACCAAACCtttgcaaaatt CTGTTGAAGAAAGTGCCGAGGAGAAAATGCGCGAAAGTTTTGCCCGCTTAAATTACGATATCAAGGCTTTCAGTTCATTACGCTATGTGGGCATACAAACCTCTTCGACCGGCTCCACGGACTATAGTAAATTGATTTTTGCTTTACGTTGTGATTTAGAAAATACCACAGTTCGATCTCCCCGACCGCCTAGTGTTATATTCAAGGCCATGCATGccttgaataaaaaattctccGGCGAAATTACGGAAAAATCTATAAACCCCTTTCCGGAACAGTATTTCACTTGCCCCATACTGTGTGCCTCCTGCAATAGACGCTGCCAACGTTCCATGGGCCACGAAACCGAAGCACATCTCAATTCCCAGCCCTGCCAGCATCAACATCAATTCGAAAACAAGGTGGAACTATGTAAATCATGCTACAATAATGGTCGTGAGGTTATTGTTTCGCGCATTGATGGCTGGACTCATTGTTCCATAAATTGTCCGCATTGTGGCGAAATAGCACGTACATTTAAATATTGGAATGGCACTCAGGATTGTGAGGCTATACGCTCGCAAACTGTTCATGTGTGGAAGGATAGCAATTTGTTGGCCAAGGGACCCACACATTCGGGACAAATGGTTTTGGATAAGGTGTCGTATGTATGTGAAGCTTTTACAAATTTTTCGTCACAACCCACGGGAGCGTTGAAGGAATGGTGTGCCGACAAGGTGGCACCGAAATATTGGAAGCCAAATAATGAAATTACG CTCTGCTTTTCTTGCaagaaaaactttgaaaaaactgGCTTGCGTAAACATCATTGCCGCGGCTGTGGCGAAGGTTTCTGTGATGCCTGCAGTCAATACAGAATGCCAGTACCTGCACGTAAATGGTTTGATTATGTGAGAGTTTGCAGTGATTGTCGCCAGCAATTATTAGTACATCCAGACAGCATGCCAG CATGTGACCCAGAAACTAATGATAATAATCAAAACTCTCCAAATCATTCAGCAGGAATAATGGCGACAACTTCAGCAACCGGCATTAGTGTAGAAGAAGATGTTACGGTACGCAAATGTGGTGAGACCCTATATAATACGGTTAGTAAAGTTGCTACGGCGGCCATTGAATGCACCAAAG aaattattAAAGATACGGCAAGACCCGACTACTGGGTACCAGATGCTGAAGCTGTACGCTGTCACATTTGCAAAATGCAATTTGGCACTGCCGAGGAATTGGCGCTGGCACACGTCTCCAGCGACTCGCCCCAAAGTCCTCAGAAAGCATTTAAAGGTGGTGATTGTAAACGTCATCATTGTCGCAAATGCGGCCAGGGTATATGTGCTGAGTGCTCGAAAACCCGTAGACCCGTACCTGATCGTGGTTGGCTAGATGATGTACGTGTATGTGATGAATGCGTGAATGATATGTCGTCTGCGGCTGCAACCTCGTCGTCCTCACCTAACGGCAATCCTCATCAAAACTCGACGAAATCCCCTTTAGATGATCCAAAAACCAAAGTTGAATAA
- the LOC135956612 gene encoding zinc finger FYVE domain-containing protein 1-like isoform X4 — translation MLKIDNNLDGSPAIMEPYDSLTFYKEEALKPDVVSDADFKSITITSSDYDVLDHSTDRSFLLMDANEKLHINTPELFCKKLKCPNTAKIKVVTIFGNTGDGKSHTMNHAFFKGEEVFKTSPEQNSCTLGVYAAMQPEVGVLCLDTEGLLSTSSQSNRRTRMLLKILAISDIVIYRTRSERLHSDMYEFLGTASKAFCLHFSQALQSLSMQGSANLGPAVIVFHETRHTKPLQNSVEESAEEKMRESFARLNYDIKAFSSLRYVGIQTSSTGSTDYSKLIFALRCDLENTTVRSPRPPSVIFKAMHALNKKFSGEITEKSINPFPEQYFTCPILCASCNRRCQRSMGHETEAHLNSQPCQHQHQFENKVELCKSCYNNGREVIVSRIDGWTHCSINCPHCGEIARTFKYWNGTQDCEAIRSQTVHVWKDSNLLAKGPTHSGQMVLDKVSYVCEAFTNFSSQPTGALKEWCADKVAPKYWKPNNEITLCFSCKKNFEKTGLRKHHCRGCGEGFCDACSQYRMPVPARKWFDYVRVCSDCRQQLLVHPDSMPGIMATTSATGISVEEDVTVRKCGETLYNTVSKVATAAIECTKEIIKDTARPDYWVPDAEAVRCHICKMQFGTAEELALAHVSSDSPQSPQKAFKGGDCKRHHCRKCGQGICAECSKTRRPVPDRGWLDDVRVCDECVNDMSSAAATSSSSPNGNPHQNSTKSPLDDPKTKVE, via the exons atgcttaaaatcgataataacttggatGGCAGCCCAGCCATTATGGAGCCTTATGATTCGTTGACCTTCTACAAG GAAGAAGCTTTAAAACCCGATGTTGTCAGCGATGCCGATTTCAAATCTATCACAATTACTTCTTCGGACTATGATGTCCTGGATCATTCGACAGACCGTTCGTTTCTGCTAATGGATGCCAATGAAAAGCTGCATATCAATACGCccgaattattttgtaaaaaacttaAATGTCCCAATACGGCTAAAATTAAAGTGGTAACCATATTTGGCAATACCGGTGATGGTAAATCGCATACCATGAATCATGCTTTCTTCAAGGGGGAGGAAGTTTTTAAAACATCCCCCGAACAGAATTCCTGTACATTGGGGGTGTATGCTGCTATGCAGCCCGAAGTAGGAGTTTTATGTTTGGACACAGAGGGTTTACTCTCCACGTCTTCGCAAAGCAATAGACGCACGCGTATGTTACTTAAG ATTTTAGCCATATCAGATATAGTTATATATCGCACTAGATCGGAGCGTTTGCATAGTGATATGTATGAGTTTTTGGGCACCGCTTCTAAAgcattttgtttgcatttttcaCAAGCCTTGCAGTCCCTGTCCATGCAGGGTTCGGCCAATTTAGGGCCAGCTGTAATAGTGTTTCATGAAACCAGGCACACCAAACCtttgcaaaatt CTGTTGAAGAAAGTGCCGAGGAGAAAATGCGCGAAAGTTTTGCCCGCTTAAATTACGATATCAAGGCTTTCAGTTCATTACGCTATGTGGGCATACAAACCTCTTCGACCGGCTCCACGGACTATAGTAAATTGATTTTTGCTTTACGTTGTGATTTAGAAAATACCACAGTTCGATCTCCCCGACCGCCTAGTGTTATATTCAAGGCCATGCATGccttgaataaaaaattctccGGCGAAATTACGGAAAAATCTATAAACCCCTTTCCGGAACAGTATTTCACTTGCCCCATACTGTGTGCCTCCTGCAATAGACGCTGCCAACGTTCCATGGGCCACGAAACCGAAGCACATCTCAATTCCCAGCCCTGCCAGCATCAACATCAATTCGAAAACAAGGTGGAACTATGTAAATCATGCTACAATAATGGTCGTGAGGTTATTGTTTCGCGCATTGATGGCTGGACTCATTGTTCCATAAATTGTCCGCATTGTGGCGAAATAGCACGTACATTTAAATATTGGAATGGCACTCAGGATTGTGAGGCTATACGCTCGCAAACTGTTCATGTGTGGAAGGATAGCAATTTGTTGGCCAAGGGACCCACACATTCGGGACAAATGGTTTTGGATAAGGTGTCGTATGTATGTGAAGCTTTTACAAATTTTTCGTCACAACCCACGGGAGCGTTGAAGGAATGGTGTGCCGACAAGGTGGCACCGAAATATTGGAAGCCAAATAATGAAATTACG CTCTGCTTTTCTTGCaagaaaaactttgaaaaaactgGCTTGCGTAAACATCATTGCCGCGGCTGTGGCGAAGGTTTCTGTGATGCCTGCAGTCAATACAGAATGCCAGTACCTGCACGTAAATGGTTTGATTATGTGAGAGTTTGCAGTGATTGTCGCCAGCAATTATTAGTACATCCAGACAGCATGCCAG GAATAATGGCGACAACTTCAGCAACCGGCATTAGTGTAGAAGAAGATGTTACGGTACGCAAATGTGGTGAGACCCTATATAATACGGTTAGTAAAGTTGCTACGGCGGCCATTGAATGCACCAAAG aaattattAAAGATACGGCAAGACCCGACTACTGGGTACCAGATGCTGAAGCTGTACGCTGTCACATTTGCAAAATGCAATTTGGCACTGCCGAGGAATTGGCGCTGGCACACGTCTCCAGCGACTCGCCCCAAAGTCCTCAGAAAGCATTTAAAGGTGGTGATTGTAAACGTCATCATTGTCGCAAATGCGGCCAGGGTATATGTGCTGAGTGCTCGAAAACCCGTAGACCCGTACCTGATCGTGGTTGGCTAGATGATGTACGTGTATGTGATGAATGCGTGAATGATATGTCGTCTGCGGCTGCAACCTCGTCGTCCTCACCTAACGGCAATCCTCATCAAAACTCGACGAAATCCCCTTTAGATGATCCAAAAACCAAAGTTGAATAA
- the LOC135956612 gene encoding zinc finger FYVE domain-containing protein 1-like isoform X3, which yields MLKIDNNLDGSPAIMEPYDSLTFYKEEALKPDVVSDADFKSITITSSDYDVLDHSTDRSFLLMDANEKLHINTPELFCKKLKCPNTAKIKVVTIFGNTGDGKSHTMNHAFFKGEEVFKTSPEQNSCTLGVYAAMQPEVGVLCLDTEGLLSTSSQSNRRTRMLLKILAISDIVIYRTRSERLHSDMYEFLGTASKAFCLHFSQALQSLSMQGSANLGPAVIVFHETRHTKPLQNSVEESAEEKMRESFARLNYDIKAFSSLRYVGIQTSSTGSTDYSKLIFALRCDLENTTVRSPRPPSVIFKAMHALNKKFSGEITEKSINPFPEQYFTCPILCASCNRRCQRSMGHETEAHLNSQPCQHQHQFENKVELCKSCYNNGREVIVSRIDGWTHCSINCPHCGEIARTFKYWNGTQDCEAIRSQTVHVWKDSNLLAKGPTHSGQMVLDKVSYVCEAFTNFSSQPTGALKEWCADKVAPKYWKPNNEITLCFSCKKNFEKTGLRKHHCRGCGEGFCDACSQYRMPVPARKWFDYVRVCSDCRQQLLVHPDSMPAGIMATTSATGISVEEDVTVRKCGETLYNTVSKVATAAIECTKEIIKDTARPDYWVPDAEAVRCHICKMQFGTAEELALAHVSSDSPQSPQKAFKGGDCKRHHCRKCGQGICAECSKTRRPVPDRGWLDDVRVCDECVNDMSSAAATSSSSPNGNPHQNSTKSPLDDPKTKVE from the exons atgcttaaaatcgataataacttggatGGCAGCCCAGCCATTATGGAGCCTTATGATTCGTTGACCTTCTACAAG GAAGAAGCTTTAAAACCCGATGTTGTCAGCGATGCCGATTTCAAATCTATCACAATTACTTCTTCGGACTATGATGTCCTGGATCATTCGACAGACCGTTCGTTTCTGCTAATGGATGCCAATGAAAAGCTGCATATCAATACGCccgaattattttgtaaaaaacttaAATGTCCCAATACGGCTAAAATTAAAGTGGTAACCATATTTGGCAATACCGGTGATGGTAAATCGCATACCATGAATCATGCTTTCTTCAAGGGGGAGGAAGTTTTTAAAACATCCCCCGAACAGAATTCCTGTACATTGGGGGTGTATGCTGCTATGCAGCCCGAAGTAGGAGTTTTATGTTTGGACACAGAGGGTTTACTCTCCACGTCTTCGCAAAGCAATAGACGCACGCGTATGTTACTTAAG ATTTTAGCCATATCAGATATAGTTATATATCGCACTAGATCGGAGCGTTTGCATAGTGATATGTATGAGTTTTTGGGCACCGCTTCTAAAgcattttgtttgcatttttcaCAAGCCTTGCAGTCCCTGTCCATGCAGGGTTCGGCCAATTTAGGGCCAGCTGTAATAGTGTTTCATGAAACCAGGCACACCAAACCtttgcaaaatt CTGTTGAAGAAAGTGCCGAGGAGAAAATGCGCGAAAGTTTTGCCCGCTTAAATTACGATATCAAGGCTTTCAGTTCATTACGCTATGTGGGCATACAAACCTCTTCGACCGGCTCCACGGACTATAGTAAATTGATTTTTGCTTTACGTTGTGATTTAGAAAATACCACAGTTCGATCTCCCCGACCGCCTAGTGTTATATTCAAGGCCATGCATGccttgaataaaaaattctccGGCGAAATTACGGAAAAATCTATAAACCCCTTTCCGGAACAGTATTTCACTTGCCCCATACTGTGTGCCTCCTGCAATAGACGCTGCCAACGTTCCATGGGCCACGAAACCGAAGCACATCTCAATTCCCAGCCCTGCCAGCATCAACATCAATTCGAAAACAAGGTGGAACTATGTAAATCATGCTACAATAATGGTCGTGAGGTTATTGTTTCGCGCATTGATGGCTGGACTCATTGTTCCATAAATTGTCCGCATTGTGGCGAAATAGCACGTACATTTAAATATTGGAATGGCACTCAGGATTGTGAGGCTATACGCTCGCAAACTGTTCATGTGTGGAAGGATAGCAATTTGTTGGCCAAGGGACCCACACATTCGGGACAAATGGTTTTGGATAAGGTGTCGTATGTATGTGAAGCTTTTACAAATTTTTCGTCACAACCCACGGGAGCGTTGAAGGAATGGTGTGCCGACAAGGTGGCACCGAAATATTGGAAGCCAAATAATGAAATTACG CTCTGCTTTTCTTGCaagaaaaactttgaaaaaactgGCTTGCGTAAACATCATTGCCGCGGCTGTGGCGAAGGTTTCTGTGATGCCTGCAGTCAATACAGAATGCCAGTACCTGCACGTAAATGGTTTGATTATGTGAGAGTTTGCAGTGATTGTCGCCAGCAATTATTAGTACATCCAGACAGCATGCCAG CAGGAATAATGGCGACAACTTCAGCAACCGGCATTAGTGTAGAAGAAGATGTTACGGTACGCAAATGTGGTGAGACCCTATATAATACGGTTAGTAAAGTTGCTACGGCGGCCATTGAATGCACCAAAG aaattattAAAGATACGGCAAGACCCGACTACTGGGTACCAGATGCTGAAGCTGTACGCTGTCACATTTGCAAAATGCAATTTGGCACTGCCGAGGAATTGGCGCTGGCACACGTCTCCAGCGACTCGCCCCAAAGTCCTCAGAAAGCATTTAAAGGTGGTGATTGTAAACGTCATCATTGTCGCAAATGCGGCCAGGGTATATGTGCTGAGTGCTCGAAAACCCGTAGACCCGTACCTGATCGTGGTTGGCTAGATGATGTACGTGTATGTGATGAATGCGTGAATGATATGTCGTCTGCGGCTGCAACCTCGTCGTCCTCACCTAACGGCAATCCTCATCAAAACTCGACGAAATCCCCTTTAGATGATCCAAAAACCAAAGTTGAATAA
- the Rilpl gene encoding RILP-like protein homolog: MPGFHFNEMGEMVLDAIDDIGVVDVYDLASDIGKEYEKIIDRFGTEAATGLMPKIINTLELLEALATKNERENATIQELKDKISQLESEKSEKAEFRRRFEKELEMIEEQWRTETNDLADLVSSLQEENKRLVKQTQDLQSSSAQSSGLGASLTESIISITNNELHSALSDTQVLQRLKEQIYRQRDELKEKERELQSKYTEIEHMTIQMDRFKSSGRDTRRRCTMLQTQVKTLCEERADFLAQLQDQCREINSLRKRLGLAEKDNEDLYMSHDNDPNDPNRPRYTTRELKELINERDELLTTIENLNEELRALKPTEITANDSSSDEDDDNDDGVGAEGGEDEDNGEHNGTPPEHDAPVQGPLPFEPDDAPWKKSNESGIRKFFRKLFSDTNDGSAHNQTFQKRSLATLSKMALSATPSATANVNTLQYYRYY; encoded by the exons ATGCCAGGTTTTCATTTCAATGAAATGGGCGAAATGGTGTTGGACGCAATTGATGATATTGGTGTGGTAGATGTTTACGATTTGGCTTCCGACATAGGCAAGGAATATGAAAAGATCATAGATCGTTTTGGCACCGAGGCTGCCACCGGCCTTATGCCCAAAATCATTAATACCTTGGAGTTGCTAGAGGCATTGGCTACGAAAAATGAACGTGAAAATGCCACCATACAAGAGCTAAAAGATAAAATCTCACAGCTAGAGAGTGAAAAATCGGAAAAGGCCGAGTTTCGTAGGCGTTTTGAAAAAGAACTGGAAATGATTGAGGAACAGTGGCGTACAGAAACGAATGATTTGGCAGATTTGGTCTCGTCCTTGCAGGAGGAAAATAAGAGATTGGTGAAACAAACTCAGGACTTGCAGTCGTCTTCGGCTCAGTCTTCTGGCCTGGGTGCCAGTTTAACGGAGAGTATTATAAGTATAACCAACAATGAATTGCACAGTGCTTTGAGCGATACGCAGGTGTTGCAGCGGCTCAAGGAACAAATCTATAGACAACGAGATGAGCTGAAGGAAAAGGAAAGGGAATTGCAAAGCAAATACACGGAAATTGAACAT atgACCATACAAATGGACCGTTTTAAATCTTCGGGACGTGATACACGTCGTCGTTGCACCATGCTACAAACACAAGTGAAAACTTTGTGTGAAGAACGTGCCGACTTTTTGGCACAACTACAAGACCAGTGTCGCGAAATTAACAGTTTACGCAAAAGATTGGGTTTGGCCGAAAAAGATAATGAGGACTTGTACATGTCACATGATAATGATCCCAACGATCCAAATCGTCCACGTTATACCACACGTGAGCTTAAAGAACTGATTAACGAACGTGATGAATTGCTAACAACAATTGAGAATTTAAATGAAGAGTTAAGAGCTTTAAAACCAACCGAAATAACGGCCAATGACTCAAGTTCAGATGAGGATGATGACAATGACGATGGTGTGGGTGCCGAAGGTGGAGAAGATGAGGATAATGGTGAACATAATGGAAC ACCTCCTGAACATGATGCTCCTGTTCAAGGCCCTTTACCCTTTGAACCCGATGATGCACCCTGGAAGAAATCTAATGAATCTGGTATTCGTAAATT ctTTCGCAAATTATTTTCCGATACCAATGATGGCAGCGCCCATAATCAAACCTTTCAAAAACGTTCCTTAGCCACCTTATCGAAAATGGCTTTATCGGCTACACCCTCAGCAACAGCTAATGTTAA CACATTACAATATTACAGgtattattaa